A window of Methylobacterium bullatum genomic DNA:
CATTCGTCGCGGCGAGCCTGCGGGAGATATCGCTGGAGGTCGAGGACCGGGCCTTCGCCGAGGAACGCCTCGCTGCCCTGTCCCGCGAGGAGGCACGGCGGCCCTTCGACCTGGCGGCACCGCCCCTGTTCAGGGCCGTGCTGGTGCGGATGGAGGCCGAGCGCCACGTCCTGCTCCTCACCATGCATCACCTCGTCTCCGACGGCCGCTCGGTGGAGATACTGCTCGCCGACCTGATGCGCCTCTATGCGGCGGGCGAGGATGCGGCTCCGCTGCCGCTGCCGATCGCCTATGCCGATTACGCGCGCTGGCAGCGCGACTGGCTGGAGGCCGGCGAACTCGAGCGCCAGCTCGGCTGGTGGCGGGACCGCCTCGGGGCGACGGAGACCGTGATCCCCCTGCCGGCCGATCGCCCGCGCCCGGCGGTCCAGAGCTTTCGCGGAGCGGCGGTGGATTTCGCGGTCGATGCCGATATCGCCGCCCGCCTCGAATCCCTCGCGCGGCAGGCCGGCGCCACGACGGCGATGGTCCTGCTGGCCATCCTGGCCCTGGTGCTCCGGCGCTATACCGGCGAAGCGGATCTGCGCATCGGCGTGCCGGTGGCCAACCGCAACCGGCCGGAGACGGAAGGGCTCGTCGGCCTGTTCGTCAACACCCTGGCGATCCGGGTCGTCGTCGATCCGGGTGCCAGCGTCCTCGACCATGTGCGGGCCGTGCGCGACGCCATGGTGGACGCTCAAGGACACCAGGATCTGCCCTTCGAGCGTCTGGTGGAGGCGCTCCAGACCCGCCGGACCGTGAGCCATACCCCCGTCGTCCAGGTCATGCACAGCCACCGGGTCGAGGGGCCGTCCAGGTTCACGGTGGGCGATCTCGTCGTGTCGCCCTTCGGGCGGGGAACCGGCAACGTCCAGTTCGATCTCGTTCTGGAGACGGTGGCGGAGGCCGGCGGCGCCTTGCGCGGCGCGTTCGGCTATGCCCGCGACCTGTTCCAGCGGGACACCATGGAGCGGATGCGCGACGGTTTCCTCACTCTGCTGCGCGGCGCGGTGGAGGAAACCGGCCGCCGCGTCGACGCCCTGCCGCTGGTCCCTGCCTCCTCTCTCGCGGATCTGTCCTCGCCCTACGCGGACGGGCTGCCGTTGTCGGATTCGCTGGTGCCGGAGCTGATCGGTGAGGCGGCCTTGGCCGATCCCGATGCTCCGGCGGTGATCAGCGGGCCGCGCACCACCACGTTCGGCGAGCTCGACCGGGCCGCCAACCGCCTCGCCCACCGGCTGATCCGGGAGAGCGTCGGCCCCGAGACGGTCGTCGCCGTGGCCCTGCCGCGCGGGCCTGACCAGATCGCCGCCTTCCTCGCCATCCTGCGGGCCGGGGGCGCGTTCCTGCCCCTCGATCCGGGCCAGCCGCGGGCGCGTCTGGCCGCCCTCCTGCGCGATGCCGGCGCCCGCCTGCTGCTGGCGCAGGGCAGCGCCCTCGACGGGCTGGCGCAAGAGGCCGGGATGGGAGAGGCCGGGATGGGGGAGGGGCGAGCCTGGACCCTCCGCCCTCGACCTCTCGGCCGAGCCCGAGACCGCGCCGTGCCGCACGGCCCATCCGGAGCAACTCGCCTACGTGATCTACACGTCGGGCTCGACGGGGACCCCCAAGGGCGTCGCCGTGGCGCACGGCCCGCTGGCGATGCATGTCCGCGCCACGGGGGCCGTCTACGGTACGGGCCGGGAGACCCGCGAACTCCACGTCCTGTCGATGAGCTTCGACGGGGCGCAGGAGCGCTGGATGGTGCCCCTGGCCTTCGGCGGCTGCGTCGTGCTCAAGCCCGACGGGTTGTGGACCCCGCGCGAGGCGCTGGACGCCATGGAGCGTCATCGCGTGACCCATGCGGGCTTTCCCACCGCCTACATGCATCAGCTGGCGCTCGAGGCTGCCAGCGGCCCGCGCCCGAGCCGGCGCTCCTACGCGTTCGGCGGCGAGGCCCTGTCGCGGGAGAGTTTCGCGCTCATTGGCCGGGCTCTCGATCCGACGCTGCTGATCAACGGCTACGGCCCCACCGAGACGGTGATCTCGCCCCTGGTCTGGCGGGCGCGGGCCGGGGACGCGGTGGAGGGGCCTACGCCCCCATCGGCCGTGCGGTGGGGGACCGGCGGGCCTACATCCTCGACGCGGCGTTGCAGCCGGTGCCGGTGGGGGTCACCGGGGAGCTGCATCTCGGCGGTGACGGTCTGGCGCGGGGCTATCTCGGCCGGGCTGGGCAGACGGCGGACCGGTTCATCCCCGACCCGTTCCCGGACCTGTCGGGTCGCGCGGGGGGGCGGCTCTACCGTACCGGGGATCTGGCGCGCTGGCGGGCGGACGGGACGGTGGAGTATCTCGGCCGGGCGGACGCGCAGGTGAAGCTGCGCGGGTTCCGGATCGAACTCGGCGAGGTCGAGGCGGCGCTGCTGGCGCAGGAGACCGTGGCGGGCGCGGCGGCGGCGTTGCGCCAGGGTCCAGCGGGTCCGCTGCTGGTGGCCTACGTTGTCACTGCGGCCGGGGCGGATTTCGACGCGAGCGCGCTCCGGGCGGACCTCGCCCGGCGGTTGCCGGACTACATGGTGCCGAGCCGGATCGTGGCGCTGGATCGGTTGCCGCTGACGCCCAACGGCAAGCTCGACCGTGCGGCCTTACCCGAGCCCGCGCCACTCGCCGAGTCGCCAAGCGGCACCTGGCGCCCGCTCACCCCCACCGAGACGGTGGTGGCCGAGATCTGGGCCAAGGCCCTCGGCCTCCCCGCCATCCCGCCCGACCAGAACTTCTTCGAGGCAGGGGCGAACTCGCTCACCGCCCTGCGTGTGCTCACGGCGCTGGGCGCGGCGTTCCCGGAGCGCAGCCCGACCATCGCCGACATCTTCAACAACCAGAGTGTCGAGACCCTGGCCGCCGCGCTCACCGCCGATGCGGTGGGCACCGCGCAGGTGGTGCGCCTGCGGGCGACCGGCGACCGGCCGATGCTCTACTGCTTCCCCGGCCTGATGGTGAACACCCGGGAATATGCGCCCCTGGTCCGCCGCCTCGGGCCGGACCAGCCGGTCACCGGCTTCGTCTGCTACTCGCTGACCGACGCGCGCAAGAGCGTAGTCTCGGTGGAGGACATCGCCGCGCGCTACGCGGAGATCATCGAGAGGGAGAGCGCCGGGCGTCCCTGCACGATGCTCGGCTGGTCCTGGGGCGGCGTCCTCGCCTACGAGGCGGCGCGGATGCTGGGCTCGCGCATCGACCTCGGCTTCGTCGGCATGCTCGACGTCTGCGACATCGATGTGAGCTTCGCCGTCGGCGCCCTGCCGGTGCTGATGCCGGAGCAGCGCCGCCGCCTTCAGGAGAACGTCGCGTCCTGGCTGGAGCGCTCGCCGATGCGGGCCGACTGGGAGGACCTGTTCCGGCGCATGGATCCGGAACTCCACGAGCAGTTCCTCGCCTATGTGGCGGCGGCCCCCGATCCGCTGCCCCTCGACGGGCCGGGCGTCGGCAGCAAGGAATACGAACTCTGGACCTTCGTCGACAACACGCTGCTGTACCGCCGCTACCGGGCGGACAGGTTCGATTGTCCGATCCGGGTCTGGCTCGCTGGCCGCTCGGTGGAGCGAGGCCTGAACCATGTGGATTGGGGCCGCTATTCCAACCGGGTGGAACAGGTGACCGTGATCCCCGACGTCACCCACCGGGAGATCGTGGATTCCACGATGTTCCACGACAGTTTCGCGGCCTCGCTGTGACCGGACCGGGTCATTCGGCTTGCGCCCCCCCTCCGCGCGGGCACCACGGGTCCCCTCTCCTGAAAGGAGAGGGACAGGGTGAGCGACTGTCTGTCAGGTCAAGAGGCCAGAGCGAGGTCCTTGCGGATCTCGCGGGCTTTGGCGTTGAGGCGCACGAGGAGTTTGTGGGCGAGGGCGACGCGGACGAGCTTTTTGGGCTTTCCGGCTTGGCTCAACCGCTGGTGGAAGGCGGCAAAGTCGGGATCGTATCGGCGCACGATCTCGGCGACGACGAACAGGACGGCCCGAACCCCGGCGCGTCCGCCGCGCACGGGGCGCTTGCCGGCGCGGCGTCCGCTGTCGTGGGCGATGGGCGCCAGGCCGGCGAGCTTGGCGACAGCCTTGTTGGACAGGGTTCCGATCTCGGGCATCTCGGCCATCAGATGGGCGACCGTGCGGTCGGCCACGCCCTTGATCGTGCGGAAGCATCGGTCGAGGGCCGTCCAGACGGGGTCCAGGGCGATGGCCTGGGCGATGTGGGCTTCCAGCACCCGGATCTGCGCCGTGATGGCCGCCAGGACGGGGGTGAAGGAGGCGAGCACCTCCGGCTCGGTGACGAGGCGGGCCTGGTTGGCCTGCCCGACCTTCAGCGCCGTGAGTTGGCGCAGGCGCACCACCAGGGCGGTGAGCCGGACCTGGGTCGCCGTGGCCGGCGGGGTCGGACGCAGGCCTTTGGTCGCGGCGTACCAGGCGATCATCCCGCAATCGATCCGGTCGGTCTTCTCCAGCACACCCATGCCGTCGGCGAAACGGCGCACGGCGCGCGGGTTGACGACCGTGGCCGGAACGCCCTCGGCCCAGAGCGCGCCGAAGACCGCGCGTTCGTACCCACCGGTGGCCTCCATGGCCACCAGATCGACCCGGTGCTCCCGACAGAACGCCGCCAGATCGGCGCGGCCCTCCGGGGTGTTGGCCATCTGCCGCCAGGCGCCATCGCGGCCGATGCGGGCATCCAGCGTGTCGGCGCCGATATCCACTCCACAGACGATGTGTGTCACGGTAACCTGCCTTGTCCATGCGACGGGCTGTCGAGCGACTGTCCGGTCGTGCGTGACGAAGCGGCCCACGGTCCCAAAGCTCACCCACGGTTGTGGCCAGAGGTGTGGCGGGCGCCGCGGACCGCGCGCCGGGTGGGGCGGCCACCTCACTCGGCGCACCCTCGAATGGACACCACCCGGGGACGCCTTTCCAGATACAAGGTGTGTGAGTTTTCCGGAGATGCACCACACCTCACCCCAACCCTCTCCTTCCAGGAGAGGGAGCCCGTCGCGCCTGGAGTCGAACCCTCTTGGATAGAGGGAACTGCCCGCGAGCAGATGGGTGAACCCGGTAGCTCGGGGGGAGAAGTCAGGAGTGGGGGTGGCTCCGCCAGCCTTCGTAAGCTGAGGGTCACCCAATCACCCCTAACTCCTCCCCACAAGCTCGACGGATCTCAGGCAGGCCCGAGATCCGCTGGGGAGGAGGGTCGCGCATTCCGCGACATGCGCGAATGGCGTGGGCGACCCGCCGGGGAGGCCTATCGCCTATGGTTGCGCGTCGGCGCCCGGCGCGAACACCATCAGGGTCGGGCTCGCCGCTGCGGAGAAGCCGAGGCCGGAATAGAGCCGCTCCACATGGCCGCCGGCCACGCATTGGAGCATCATTGTCTCCGCGCCGGCCTGTCGGGCGCTCGCCATCGCCGCCCGCGTGACCAGGGCGCCGAGGCCATGCCCGCGCCGTGTCGCGAGGCTGCCGACATTGTAGAGCCCGGCAAGGCGGCCCGCCCGGTAGACCGAGGCACAGGCCACCGGAACGCCATCCGCGCTCACGGTGAGGTGTCGCGTCTCGACCCCCTCGACGGGCCGGGCGTCGCGCAGCACCGGCAGGAAGACCGCCTCGGCGATCGCGTTCACGCCCGCGTCGTCGTAGAGGCCGGCGCAGACCGACAGGTAGCCCTCGCCGGGAGCCGCCGTCTCCTCCGTCGCGAGGGTCAGCCCCTCGGGCATGACCGGCGCCTGCACGTCCCGGCAATCGCCCAGCATCCAGCGGGTTGGGAAGGCGGCCTGCAGGTCCGGATGGGCGCCGAGCGCGTCTCCGCCCTTGGTGACGAGGAGGGCCGGGAGCCGGCCGCGCCCCGCGGAGGTCGCCCGGACCCAGGCGAGGTCGGTGGTCTCGACGCCGACGTTGAAACCCGGCTCCGGAATCGCGTTCGACCAGAGGTAACGCCCGCCATCCGGCGCGGTTTCGATGTCCGAGACGTAGCAGCCCGCCTGCATCAGGCAATGGGCATCGAGCATCTCGCGAAAATCGACATCCTTCATGCATTCTCCCGTTTCGGTTCGACGGCGGCAAGGCCTGACGCGTCCTGTGCATCGCTGGAGTCAGGTGTCGGTCGAGTACTGATATGGGGGATCGCCCAGTTTTGTCGACATTCTATCGGTCGATATTTTGTCTTTAAAAGTGTAACGATAAAAATATGGATCGAATGTCTCTTTGGACAGAGAATGTTCATGCCTGTGCTGGCGGTGGATAAAATTTTTAGCCTGCCTGCTGCGGGTGTCGCGATCACGGAGTCGGGGTCGCGAAATCGAATCGGTTCGTTGCCGGGTTGTGAAGACACGGCGATAAAAGCGCGGAAAGCATTCTCGATGATGGTCATTTTTCTATCAATTACAAATAATCGGTCCGGTGCGTTGCGATGAAGTCGGTTACCTTGTTCTGCGTTGTATGTCCGTCCTTCCTCGTTTACAGCCACCGGCCGATCCGCGGCCAGACTTCGCGCCGTCCCGCCATCGTGGAGAACACCCCGTGACAGCCATGGCTTCCGAAGCCCAGGTGCGCCTCGCCGATGCCGGGCGATACATCGCGGACCTGTGCGAGCACTTCCTCGAACACGATATCCCGGTGCTTCACGAGCCGGGACGCGGGCGGGTCGAGTTCGATGTCGGCACCGGCACCCTCGTCGCCGCCGAAGGCCTGCTCGCCCTGAAGGCGGAGGCGACCGACGAGACCTCCCTCGCCGTCGTCAAGTTCATGCTCGCCTCGCATCTCCAGGAGCTTCCCGGCGCCACGGACGCATCCATCGTCTGGACCGGCGACGGCTGCGCCGACGACACGATCCCGAGCCTGCGCGAGGTCACCGTCCGCCACGTCGTCGATCTGACGCCGCATATGCGCCGGATCACCTTCGCCGGCACGGATCTGGCGCGCTACGACGCGTTCGACATGCATGTGCACGTCATCATTCCGCCCGAGGGCCACGCGCCGCAATGGCCTGTGCCGGGGATCGACGGCATCCCGGTCTGGCCGCAGGGGGAGGGCGCGCCCTCCATGCGCACCTACACGATCCGCCGTATCGACGTGGCTGCGGGCGAGATCGACATCGACTTCGTCATGCATCATGACGCCGGCCCCGGCGCGTCCTTCGCGAAGCGCGCCAAGGTCGGGGACGTGGTCGGGCTGCTCGGCCCCGGGGGCCGCAGCGCCGGCGCGGCGGAGTGGTATTGTCTCGCCGCCGACGAGACCGGCCTGCCGGCCATCGGTCGCATCCTCGGGCGGCTGCCGGGCCATGTGGGCGGGGTCGCGGTGATCGAGGTCGACGGGCCGGCCGACGAGCAGGCGCTCGACCGGCCGGACGGGGTGGAGCTGCGCTGGCTCCACCGCAACGGCGCACCGCCCGGCACGACCACGCTCCTGGCGGATGCGGTCCGGGCGATCCCGTTCCCGCAGGATCGCACGGTCTTCGCCTGGGCCGGCTCGGAATTCGATGCGTTCAAGGCCCTGCGGACGCATTGGCGCAAGACCTGTGGCCTCACCCGTGACCAGCATCTCGCCGTGGCCTATTGGCGGCGCGGCGCCGACGAAGACGCCAAGGACGAGGATTGAAGCGTGATGTCAAAGAGCGTCATCCGAGGCGGCATGTTTCCATGATGCTCGACCTGTCTCCCCTGCGGGCGAGCCGCGGGTTCCAGCTGCTCTATGCGGCGCGGGCCGCCTCGTTCCTCGCCTTCGGGGTGCTCGGCGTCGCCGTGAGCCTGCAGATGTACGCGCTCACGTCCTCGTCGCTGCAGGTGGCCTTCCTTAACGCCGCCGTCGCGGGATCCATGGCGCTGGCGCTCATCGTCGGCGGCTGGCTCGCCGATAGCTACGACCGCCGCGTGGTCATGGTCTGGTCGCGCACGGCGCATCTCCTCACCATCCTGATCCTCATGGCCAACGCCGCCCTCGCGGCGCCGATGGTCTGGCCGATCTACGCGGCGGCCGTGGTCGGCGGCTCGACCTTCGGCTTCGGCATGCCGGCGATCATGGCCGCCACCCCGGCGCTCGTCGGGCGCGAGCACCTGTCGGGGGCCGCTGCGCTCACCGCCGTCGCGGCGCAGGCGGGCGCCATCGCCGGGCCGTTCCTGGCCGGGGCGATCACCGCCGGCGCGGGGCTCGTCGCGTGCTACGGCGTGGTGGCGCTGATCTCCGGCATCACGCCGATCGTGCTCGGGTTCCTGCCGCCGCTGCCGCCCCTGGCCGGGCCGTCCGCTGCGGCGCCCCTTCCCGTGCTTGCCGCCGACGAGGCCGGCTTCATGGGGGGCTTGCGCTACATCGCCCGCTCGCCCCTGGTGCTGAGCCTGCTCCTGGTCGATCTCGTCGCCCTGGTCTTCGCCGTGCCCTACGTGCTGCTGCCCGAACTCGCGACGCACGGGCTCGGCGGAGGGCCCGACAGCATCGGCCTGCTCTATGCCGCCCCCTCGGTCGGCGCGCTCTTCGGCGCCCTGGCCTCGGGCCGGGCCGGCGCGAGCCCGTTCGCAGGGCGCTGGCTCGTGGCCTGCGTGGCGATCTGGGCCTGTGCCTGCATCGCGCTGGGCTTCAGCGACGGCATGGCTCCCGCCCTGTTCTGCCTTGCCACCCTCGGCGCCGCCGCGAGCCTCGCCGGCATCCTGCGCGCGGCCCTGATCCAGCGCGCGACGCCGGACGCGATGCTCGGCCGGGTGTCGAGCCTGTGGGTGCTGGAGGAAACCATCGGCCCGGCGCTCGGCGGCATGCAGGCCGGCACCACGGCCCATCTAGCCTCGGCGCGGATCGCCATGGCGGCGGGCGGCGGCCTCTGCCTCGCCGCCACCGCCGCCATCGCGGCGTTCACGCCCGCCCTGCGGGATGCGAGCCTCGCTCCGGAGGCGAAAAGGAAGGCCGAGGATCTCGCCCTGGCTGCCGTCGATGCGCGCTAGAGCGCTCTCCGCCGAAGTGGATGCCGGTTCGACGAAAAAGAGCGCGGCAAATCAAAGACCTAGAGATGTGTCCCGACCCAACGTGGTCGGGCACAGCTCTAGAAGGGCCGTTGTCGGCCTGGCGGCCTGCCTCCTCGTGCTGGCCTGTCTGCCCGCGCGCGCGGAAAATAAGATGCCCGCCCAGCCACGGGTCGCCGCCCTGGACTGGAGCGCCGTGGAATTGCTCCTCGGCCTCGGCATCGTGCCGGTCGCGGTGACGCAGCCCGAGAACTACAACCGCACCGTGGTGGCGCCGGCGCTCCCCGAGGGGGTGGTCGATCTCGGCCTCGTGGTGGAGCCCAACCTCGAAGTGCTGGCGAGCCTGAAGCCGGACCTCATCCTCGCCAACCCGATCCAGGTGGCGACGCAAGGCAGCTTCCTGTCGCGCATCGCCCCGACGGAGGCGGTCTCCATCGCCAATGCCGGGGGCGATCCCTACGAGCGGGCGAAGGCGGAGACCATGCGCATCGCCGTGCGGCTCGGCAGGGTGGAGCAGGCCAAAGCCCTGGAGGCACGGACCGAGGCGATCCTCACCGAGGCGGCGGCGAGCGCCTGCCCGGCGGAGAGACATCCGACCTACCTCGTCTGGATCGTCGACCACCGCAACATCGTGGTCTACGGCCGCACCAGCCTGTTCCAGACCGTGCTCGACCGCCTCCGGATCGCGAATGCCTGGACCGGCGCAAGCAACGCGTCCGGCTTCACGGCGGTGGGGATCGAGCAGCTCGCCACCGGCCCGGCCGATGCCCGCATCGTCCATATCGGGCCGATCCAATCCGACGCCGCCAGGGCGCTGGCCGGCAGCCGGCTCTGGCAGACGCTTCCGGCGGTGCGCGAGCATCATGTCGACGTGGTGGCTCCGGTCTGGTTCTACGGCGGCCTGCCGGCCATCGCGCGTTTCGCCGAACTGATGACCGGTCTCGCCAAGCGGGATTGCCCCCGTGGCTGAGGTGGATCTGGCCGAGCCCCGCCTCGATGCCCTCGCGCCGCCCCGGTCGCGGATCGGCGGGACGATGCTCCTCATCGGCGCGGTGGCCCTCGTGGCCGGGCTCCTCACCCTGCGCACGCTCACCGCCGACATGGCGCTCGGCCCGGCGCTGAAGGCCCTGTGGAGTCCCGACTGGACCGACATCGCGCAGGTCATCCTGCACGAGAGCGTGCTGCCGCGGATCGTCACCGCCTGGCTCGCCGGCGCCGCCCTCGCTTTGTCGGGGGTGGTGCTGCAGCAGGTGCTGCGCAATCCCCTCGCCTCGCCCTCGACGCTGGGCATTTCGGCCGGGGCGCAGCTCGCTTTGGCCCTGGCCTCCCTGTTCGCGCCCGGCCTCTTCTCGCAAGGGCGGGAGGCGGTGGCGCTCTCGGGCTCCGCCCTGGCGGTACTCGCGGTCTTCGCCCTCGGCCGCGCCAAGGGCTTCGCCCCCCTCGCGCTGCTGCTGGCCGGCCTCGTGGTCGAACTCTATTGCGGGGCGATCCAGACTCTCCTCGTCATCCTGCATCAGGAGCGGCTGTTCGGCCTGTTCGTCTGGGGCGCGGGCTCGCTCGCCATGAACGATTGGAGCGCGCCGGCCTATCTCGCGCCCCGCCTCGCGGTGGCCGCCGTCCTGGTGGCGCTGATGGTGCGGCCCCTTTCGGTGCTGGATCTCGACGAGGCGAACGCGAAGAGCCTCGGGCTCTCCCTCGGCCGGGTCCGGTTCCTCGCGGTGGCCGTGGCGGTGGCGCTCGGCGGCTTCGTGGTGGCGGGGGTGGGCGTCATCGGCTTCGTCGGTTTCGCCGCGCCGATCCTCGTCCGCCTCACCGGCACGCGCACCCTGCGCGACCGCCTCATCGCCGCGCCCCTGCTCGGGGCGGCCCTGATCTGGCTCACCGATTCCGTGGTCCTGGCCCTCGCCCCCATCGCGCAGGTGCCGACCGGGGCGCTCGCCGCCCTCGTCGGCGTGCCGATGCTGCTCTGGCTGCTGCCGCGCCTGCGCGGCGTCGGCGCGCTGCATCGCCCGGGGGACGGCGCCTCGGCCCGGATCGCTCGACCCTGGGGCCTGGTCCTGGCCGGAGCGGTGTCGCTCGCCCTCCTCGTCTTCGTCGCGCTGACCCTCGGCCGCGACCCCGCCGGCTGGCACTGGAGCCTCGGGGCCGGCCTCGACGCGCTGCTTCCCTGGCGCCTGCCCCGTATCGTCGCCTCGCTCGCGGCCGGCGCGATGCTGGCCATCGCCGGCACCCTGCTGCAGCGGCTCACCGGCAATCCCCTGGCGAGTCCCGAAGTGCTCGGGATCAGTTCCGGGGCCGCCCTCGGCCTCGTCGCCGTCACGATCGTCCTCGGCACGCCGGACCGGATGGCGCTGCTCGGCGCCGGCAGCCTCGGGGCGCTCGCGACCCTCCTGGCGATCCTGAGCCTCGGCCGTCGTGCCGACACCGCGCCCGAGCAGATGCTGCTGGCCGGCATCGGCCTTACCACCGGGTTCGGCGCGCTGCTCACCATCCTGATGATCAGTGGCGACCCTTCCGTGGTGATGCTGCTCGGGTGGACGGCGGGCTCCACGGCACGGGTGGCGCCGGAGGATGCCGTGGCCGCCCTCGCCATCCTCGCCCTCGGGGCCGCCTGCCTTCCCGCCCTGACCCGCTGGCTCGATCTGCTTCCCCTCGGCGATCTCACCGGCCGCTCGCTCGGGCTCGACCTTCGCCGCAGCCGCCTGGCCATCCTGGTCGTGGCGGCGATCCTCACCACCGCGGCGACCCTGGTGGCGGGGCCGTTGAGCTTCGTCGGCCTCGTGGCGCCTCAGGTGGCGCGGTTGTCGGGCCTCACCCGCGCAGCGCCGCAACTCGCCGGTGCTGCGATCGTCGGCGCGCTCATCATGGTCGCTGCGGATTTCGTCGGGCGGATGGCGTTCTTCCCCTACCAGCTGCCCGCCGGATTGGTAGCGACCCTCGTCGGAGGACCGTTCCTGATGTGGCTCCTGGCCCGGCGTTGAATATCCCGGAACGAGTTTCGCGAGGCTCTAGACTCGAATTATTCCAAAGAAGGGATGTGCTTCCTAGGCAACGCAGTCACAACTTCGATCATCGAGGCGCAACTTCGCCTTGCTGTCAAAGACGCCGTATGGATTTGTCTTGCCGAAGCGCGACCTTTGTTTTTGAATCGTTCTACGCGATGCATCGGCAGGGACATCGCGTTCAGTCACGATCAGGTCCGTGCTGTGTTTTCGACGATCAAGGTCTTCTCTATGTCTCATGGCATGTTGCTTTCTGCTGGCACGTTTTCTCACAAAGCCGTGAGTGGCCTGCGTTGTCTCGCCGGCGTCTCGACCGTGGCGATGCTCGCCATGGCCCCCGCCCTGTGGAGCGGGGAGGCCCTCGCCCAGGCGGCGTCGGGCGGCACGGCGGCGGTGCAGCTCGACACTTTGTCGGTGCAGGGCTCGGGCGCGGGTGTCGGCAGCGGCAGCACGAACGACAGCATCATCGCCGCGAATTCCTACGTCCTGTCGCGCAGCTCGTCCGGCACCAAGACCAACGCCAGCCTGCGCGAGATCCCGCAATCGATCTCGGTGGTGACCCAGAAGCAACTCGAGGATCGCGGCGCGCAGAACCTCGCCGACGCCCTCGCCTATACGGCCGGCGTCGTCTCTTCGCCCCAGGGCGAGGACGGCCGGTTCGACCAGCTGATCATCCGTGGCTTCGACCAGACCATCCGCGGTGTCTACCGCGACGGCATGCGCCTGCCCGTCACGAGCTTCTCCGGCTTCCCGCAGGAGCCCTACGGAATCGAGCGGATCGACGTCCTGCGCGGGCCGACTTCGGGCCTCTACGGCCTGAACGATCCGGGCGGTCTCGTGAACTTCGTCAGCAAGAAGCCCCTCGACGTGCCCCTGCGCGAGATCTACGGCTCCTACGGCAGCTACAACCGCAAGCAGTTCGGCTTCGACCTGAGCGGCCCGGCGAACCCCGAAAAGACCATCCTCTACCGGATCACCGGCTTCCTGCGGAACGGCGGCACCCAGGCCGATTACGTCGATCTCGACCGAGTCTACATCGCGCCGGCCGTGACGTTCCGGCCCTCCGCCGATACCAGCCTGACGCTTCTGGGCAATTACCAGAAGGATGTCTCGGGCGATAAGTACCGCCTGATCCCGCAATACTACACCAACGGGTCGAACCCGCTGAAGGCCAACCTGCGCGACCGCTTCCTCGGCGAGCCCGATTTCAGCCGCTTCAAGGCCGAGCGCGCCATGGCGGGCTACGAGTTCTCGCACCGGTTCGACGACGAATGGACCGTGCGCCAGAACCTGCGCTACGCCCATGCCAGCACGAACTACAACAGCATCTACCCGACCGGGCTGAACACCACGATCGTCAACGGTGTCCCGACGGTGACGTCGCCATCGCTCATTAACCGTTCGGCCCAGACCTGGTTGGAGGATTACGGCGTC
This region includes:
- the ppsD gene encoding Plipastatin synthase subunit D; its protein translation is MTGQAADLSRRFARLAPDKRRVFLDALAARGIDFSRLPIVAGDEDAGGERVAPLSYAQERLWLIGRMGGDAALLHIAGGLALSGPLDRDALARALDALVARHPALRTGFRASTTDGVEAVTTPFVAASLREISLEVEDRAFAEERLAALSREEARRPFDLAAPPLFRAVLVRMEAERHVLLLTMHHLVSDGRSVEILLADLMRLYAAGEDAAPLPLPIAYADYARWQRDWLEAGELERQLGWWRDRLGATETVIPLPADRPRPAVQSFRGAAVDFAVDADIAARLESLARQAGATTAMVLLAILALVLRRYTGEADLRIGVPVANRNRPETEGLVGLFVNTLAIRVVVDPGASVLDHVRAVRDAMVDAQGHQDLPFERLVEALQTRRTVSHTPVVQVMHSHRVEGPSRFTVGDLVVSPFGRGTGNVQFDLVLETVAEAGGALRGAFGYARDLFQRDTMERMRDGFLTLLRGAVEETGRRVDALPLVPASSLADLSSPYADGLPLSDSLVPELIGEAALADPDAPAVISGPRTTTFGELDRAANRLAHRLIRESVGPETVVAVALPRGPDQIAAFLAILRAGGAFLPLDPGQPRARLAALLRDAGARLLLAQGSALDGLAQEAGMGEAGMGEGRAWTLRPRPLGRARDRAVPHGPSGATRLRDLHVGLDGDPQGRRRGARPAGDACPRHGGRLRYGPGDPRTPRPVDELRRGAGALDGAPGLRRLRRAQARRVVDPARGAGRHGASSRDPCGLSHRLHASAGARGCQRPAPEPALLRVRRRGPVAGEFRAHWPGSRSDAADQRLRPHRDGDLAPGLAGAGRGRGGGAYAPIGRAVGDRRAYILDAALQPVPVGVTGELHLGGDGLARGYLGRAGQTADRFIPDPFPDLSGRAGGRLYRTGDLARWRADGTVEYLGRADAQVKLRGFRIELGEVEAALLAQETVAGAAAALRQGPAGPLLVAYVVTAAGADFDASALRADLARRLPDYMVPSRIVALDRLPLTPNGKLDRAALPEPAPLAESPSGTWRPLTPTETVVAEIWAKALGLPAIPPDQNFFEAGANSLTALRVLTALGAAFPERSPTIADIFNNQSVETLAAALTADAVGTAQVVRLRATGDRPMLYCFPGLMVNTREYAPLVRRLGPDQPVTGFVCYSLTDARKSVVSVEDIAARYAEIIERESAGRPCTMLGWSWGGVLAYEAARMLGSRIDLGFVGMLDVCDIDVSFAVGALPVLMPEQRRRLQENVASWLERSPMRADWEDLFRRMDPELHEQFLAYVAAAPDPLPLDGPGVGSKEYELWTFVDNTLLYRRYRADRFDCPIRVWLAGRSVERGLNHVDWGRYSNRVEQVTVIPDVTHREIVDSTMFHDSFAASL
- the viuB gene encoding Vibriobactin utilization protein ViuB, producing the protein MTAMASEAQVRLADAGRYIADLCEHFLEHDIPVLHEPGRGRVEFDVGTGTLVAAEGLLALKAEATDETSLAVVKFMLASHLQELPGATDASIVWTGDGCADDTIPSLREVTVRHVVDLTPHMRRITFAGTDLARYDAFDMHVHVIIPPEGHAPQWPVPGIDGIPVWPQGEGAPSMRTYTIRRIDVAAGEIDIDFVMHHDAGPGASFAKRAKVGDVVGLLGPGGRSAGAAEWYCLAADETGLPAIGRILGRLPGHVGGVAVIEVDGPADEQALDRPDGVELRWLHRNGAPPGTTTLLADAVRAIPFPQDRTVFAWAGSEFDAFKALRTHWRKTCGLTRDQHLAVAYWRRGADEDAKDED
- the entS_2 gene encoding Enterobactin exporter EntS; this encodes MMLDLSPLRASRGFQLLYAARAASFLAFGVLGVAVSLQMYALTSSSLQVAFLNAAVAGSMALALIVGGWLADSYDRRVVMVWSRTAHLLTILILMANAALAAPMVWPIYAAAVVGGSTFGFGMPAIMAATPALVGREHLSGAAALTAVAAQAGAIAGPFLAGAITAGAGLVACYGVVALISGITPIVLGFLPPLPPLAGPSAAAPLPVLAADEAGFMGGLRYIARSPLVLSLLLVDLVALVFAVPYVLLPELATHGLGGGPDSIGLLYAAPSVGALFGALASGRAGASPFAGRWLVACVAIWACACIALGFSDGMAPALFCLATLGAAASLAGILRAALIQRATPDAMLGRVSSLWVLEETIGPALGGMQAGTTAHLASARIAMAAGGGLCLAATAAIAAFTPALRDASLAPEAKRKAEDLALAAVDAR